The Methylobacterium sp. PvR107 genome contains a region encoding:
- a CDS encoding phosphatidylserine decarboxylase encodes MTDLIETIRRTLVPIHKEGYPFILIGIVLTVLAGYFSQFFGWIFLILTLWVCYFFRDPERVTPVADGLVVSPADGRVNLIATVLPPPELDLPQVPTLRVSVFMNVFDCHVNRVPVAGRIGQIHYTPGLFLNAELDKASDDNERNGMVIETSHAGVAKRVGVVQIAGLVARRIVGFVSAGDVLGVGERFGLIRFGSRVDVYLPAGATVLVGLGQKAVAGETVLADLGGGPDRVFKRI; translated from the coding sequence ATGACCGACCTGATCGAGACGATCCGCCGGACGCTCGTGCCGATTCACAAGGAGGGCTACCCCTTCATCCTGATCGGCATCGTGCTGACGGTGCTCGCCGGCTACTTCTCCCAGTTCTTCGGCTGGATCTTCCTGATCCTCACCCTCTGGGTCTGCTACTTCTTCCGCGATCCGGAACGGGTCACGCCGGTGGCGGACGGGCTCGTGGTCTCGCCCGCCGACGGGCGCGTGAACCTCATCGCTACCGTCCTGCCGCCGCCCGAGCTCGACCTGCCGCAGGTGCCGACCTTGCGGGTCTCGGTGTTCATGAACGTGTTCGACTGCCACGTGAACCGGGTGCCGGTGGCGGGCCGCATCGGCCAGATCCACTACACGCCGGGCCTGTTCCTCAACGCCGAGCTCGACAAGGCCAGCGACGACAACGAGCGCAACGGCATGGTCATCGAGACCAGCCATGCCGGCGTGGCGAAGCGCGTCGGCGTGGTGCAGATCGCCGGCCTCGTGGCCCGGCGCATCGTCGGATTCGTCTCGGCGGGCGACGTGCTCGGCGTCGGCGAGCGGTTCGGGCTGATCCGGTTCGGCTCTCGGGTCGACGTCTACCTGCCGGCGGGCGCGACCGTGCTGGTCGGGCTCGGCCAAAAGGCGGTGGCCGGCGAGACGGTCCTGGCCGATCTCGGCGGCGGCCCGGACCGGGTGTTCAAGCGGATCTGA
- a CDS encoding PLP-dependent aminotransferase family protein: MRSADYRSVADAIAAEIAAGRMRPGERLPPQRDFAYARGIAVSTASRVYAELARRGLTAGEVGRGTYVRSDPGRAGPLQPEPPPAAVDLQRTHSRLPEQEAVLAETLAALARSGGEIGFSQYGPAGTPRARAVAAGFLARDGYAPEPADILFTGNGRQALAAALAALAAPGARIGCEPLTYPAVRGIAARLGITLVPVAMDADGMCPEALLQAHRAAPLSGVYIQPTLQNPLGVTMGPARRADLAACLDRTELTAIEDAVYGFLADTRPLASLVPDRVILIDSLSKRVMPALTVGLIAAPPHLTDRLAASVRQGAWTALGLSLAAGMHWMDGGSAAALAEAKRRDATARQAVARAALADLRVVGDPHAYHLWLELPETWRAEAYAAAALRQGIALLPASAFAVHPGHAPNAVRLALAAPSREELDRALRSLRRLAFAGDDQVVE, encoded by the coding sequence ATGCGGTCCGCGGATTACCGGTCGGTCGCCGACGCCATCGCGGCCGAGATCGCGGCGGGCCGGATGCGCCCCGGCGAGCGGCTGCCGCCGCAGCGCGACTTCGCCTATGCCCGCGGCATCGCGGTCTCGACGGCGAGCCGGGTCTACGCGGAGCTGGCGCGGCGGGGGCTCACGGCCGGCGAGGTCGGACGGGGCACCTATGTCCGGAGCGATCCGGGCCGCGCCGGGCCGCTCCAGCCGGAACCGCCCCCGGCGGCGGTCGATCTGCAGCGGACCCATTCGCGGCTGCCCGAGCAGGAGGCCGTGCTGGCGGAGACGCTGGCGGCGCTGGCGCGGAGCGGCGGCGAGATCGGGTTCAGCCAGTACGGGCCGGCGGGGACGCCCCGGGCGCGGGCGGTCGCGGCCGGGTTCCTGGCCCGCGACGGCTACGCGCCCGAGCCGGCCGACATCTTGTTCACCGGCAATGGCCGGCAGGCGCTCGCCGCGGCCCTGGCGGCGCTGGCGGCGCCGGGGGCGCGGATCGGCTGCGAGCCGCTGACCTACCCGGCGGTGCGGGGCATCGCCGCCCGGCTGGGGATCACCCTGGTGCCGGTCGCCATGGACGCGGACGGCATGTGCCCGGAGGCCCTCCTCCAGGCGCACCGGGCGGCGCCGCTGAGCGGTGTCTACATCCAGCCGACCCTGCAGAACCCCCTGGGCGTCACGATGGGGCCGGCCCGGCGCGCGGACCTCGCGGCGTGCCTCGACCGGACGGAGCTCACCGCGATCGAGGACGCGGTCTACGGCTTCCTGGCCGACACGCGGCCCCTCGCCAGCCTCGTCCCGGACCGGGTGATCCTGATCGACAGCCTCTCGAAGCGGGTGATGCCGGCGCTGACGGTGGGCCTGATCGCCGCGCCTCCGCACCTGACCGACCGGCTCGCGGCCTCGGTCCGCCAGGGCGCCTGGACGGCGCTCGGCCTGTCGCTCGCGGCCGGCATGCACTGGATGGATGGGGGCTCGGCGGCGGCGCTCGCGGAGGCCAAGCGCCGGGACGCCACGGCCCGGCAGGCCGTCGCCCGGGCGGCGCTGGCGGACCTGCGGGTGGTCGGCGATCCGCACGCCTATCACCTGTGGCTCGAACTGCCCGAGACGTGGCGGGCCGAGGCCTACGCGGCCGCGGCCCTGCGCCAGGGCATCGCCCTCCTCCCGGCCTCGGCCTTCGCGGTCCATCCCGGCCATGCGCCGAACGCCGTCCGCCTCGCGCTGGCGGCGCCGTCACGGGAGGAACTCGACCGGGCGCTGCGCAGCCTGCGCCGGCTCGCCTTCGCGGGCGACGATCAGGTCGTGGAGTGA
- a CDS encoding UDP-glucose/GDP-mannose dehydrogenase family protein, which yields MKIAMIGAGYVGLVSGACLADFGHTVVCIDRDPDKIASLHAGRMPIYEPGLDALVAENVRQRRLTFGTSMREAVAEAEAVFIAVGTPSRRGDGFADLSFVFDAAREIAGALSGFTVVVTKSTVPVGTGDEVERIIREANPAAEVSVASNPEFLREGAAIADFKRPDRIVVGTQDARAEAVMREVYRPLYLNQAPILVTDRRTAELTKYAANAFLAAKITFINEVADLCEAVGADVQQVARGIGLDKRIGPKFLHAGPGYGGSCFPKDTLALVKTAQDAGTPLRLVETVVAVNDQRKRAMARKVIKACGGSVRGKTVALLGLTFKPDTDDMRDAPSLAIVAGLQDAGARIVAYDPEGMAQARALMPEVTYAEDAYACAEGADALVIVTEWNAFRALDLDRLRQTMASGEAAPVLIDLRNIYDPESAARHGFTYRGIGR from the coding sequence ATGAAGATTGCGATGATTGGGGCCGGCTATGTCGGCTTGGTCTCCGGGGCGTGTCTGGCCGATTTCGGTCACACCGTGGTCTGTATCGACCGGGACCCCGACAAGATCGCCAGCCTGCACGCCGGCCGTATGCCGATCTACGAGCCGGGCCTCGACGCGCTGGTCGCCGAGAACGTGCGCCAGCGCCGGCTCACGTTCGGCACGTCGATGCGGGAGGCCGTGGCCGAGGCCGAGGCCGTGTTCATCGCGGTGGGCACGCCGTCGCGCCGCGGCGACGGCTTCGCCGACCTGAGCTTTGTGTTCGACGCCGCCCGCGAGATCGCCGGAGCGCTGTCGGGCTTCACCGTTGTGGTGACCAAGTCGACGGTTCCGGTGGGCACGGGCGACGAGGTCGAGCGGATCATCCGGGAGGCCAACCCGGCCGCGGAGGTCTCGGTGGCGTCGAACCCCGAGTTCCTGCGCGAGGGCGCGGCGATCGCCGACTTCAAGCGGCCCGACCGGATCGTCGTCGGCACCCAGGATGCCCGCGCCGAGGCGGTGATGCGCGAGGTCTACCGGCCGCTCTACCTCAACCAGGCGCCGATCCTGGTCACCGACCGGCGCACCGCCGAGCTGACCAAGTACGCCGCCAACGCGTTCCTGGCCGCCAAGATCACCTTCATCAACGAGGTCGCCGACCTGTGCGAGGCGGTCGGCGCCGACGTCCAGCAGGTCGCCCGCGGCATCGGCCTGGACAAGCGCATCGGCCCGAAGTTCCTGCATGCCGGTCCGGGCTACGGCGGCTCGTGCTTTCCCAAGGACACGCTGGCGCTGGTCAAGACCGCCCAGGATGCCGGCACGCCGCTGCGGCTGGTCGAGACCGTGGTGGCGGTCAACGACCAGCGCAAGCGCGCCATGGCCCGCAAGGTGATCAAGGCCTGCGGCGGCTCGGTGCGGGGCAAGACGGTGGCGCTGCTCGGGCTGACGTTCAAGCCCGACACCGACGACATGCGCGATGCGCCCTCTCTGGCGATCGTGGCCGGGCTGCAGGATGCCGGGGCGCGGATCGTGGCCTACGATCCGGAGGGCATGGCCCAGGCCCGCGCGCTGATGCCGGAGGTGACCTACGCCGAGGACGCGTATGCCTGCGCCGAGGGCGCCGACGCCCTGGTCATCGTCACCGAGTGGAACGCCTTCCGGGCGCTCGATCTCGACCGTCTGCGTCAGACCATGGCGTCCGGAGAAGCCGCCCCGGTCCTGATCGATCTCCGCAACATCTACGATCCAGAGAGCGCCGCACGTCACGGATTTACCTATCGTGGTATCGGACGGTGA
- a CDS encoding ABC transporter ATP-binding protein/permease has translation MTDDTAAGPKAPAERPGLIATYRRLWPHLWPHGRPDLQRRVFLAFGLLLAAKLVTMVTPFTFKWITDALVAAVGGKDAPLPTGLLAAPMLLIALYGVSRIAMSALTQVRDGLFAKVAMHAVRRLALKTFEHMHRLSLRFHLERKTGGLTRVLERGRAGIEELSRLMVLTLVPTIVEFVLVLGVLAYEFSWTYAATAFLTVAAYLAFTYKATEWRIAIRRRMNASDTDANTKAVDSLLNYETVKYFGAERREAARYDESMAKYEKASTQTYVSLAVLNAGQAVIFTLGMTVVMWLAARDILAGRTTIGGFVLANTMLVQLAMPLNFMGMIYREIKQALIDIDDMFRILGQNPEIADRPGAAPLAVAGGTVRFEDVRFAYNPERPILRGVSFAIPAGQTVAVVGPSGAGKSTLSRLLFRFYEPSAGRISVDGQDIAAVTQASLRAAIGMVPQDTVLFNDTIGYNIRYGRADATEAEVREAARLAQIDGFVSSLPEGYDTPVGERGLKLSGGEKQRVAIARTILKAPPILVLDEATSALDSFTEAEIQAALDRVSRGRTTLVIAHRLSTVVNADAILVLDHGRIVERGTHAELLEAGGVYAALWDRQREADAALEVLQRADAPVVPVRGRGAVPETAAAE, from the coding sequence ATGACCGACGACACCGCGGCCGGGCCGAAGGCCCCGGCCGAGCGCCCCGGCCTGATCGCCACCTACCGGCGGCTCTGGCCGCATCTCTGGCCCCACGGCCGGCCCGACCTGCAGCGCCGCGTCTTCCTGGCCTTCGGCCTGCTGCTCGCCGCCAAGCTGGTGACCATGGTGACGCCGTTCACCTTCAAATGGATCACTGACGCGCTGGTGGCGGCGGTCGGCGGTAAGGACGCGCCGCTGCCCACGGGGCTGCTCGCCGCGCCGATGCTGCTGATCGCCCTCTACGGCGTGTCGCGGATCGCCATGTCGGCGCTGACCCAGGTGCGCGACGGGCTGTTCGCCAAGGTGGCGATGCACGCGGTGCGCCGCCTCGCGCTCAAGACCTTCGAGCACATGCACCGCCTGTCCCTGCGCTTCCACCTGGAGCGCAAGACCGGCGGCCTGACCCGGGTGCTGGAGCGCGGCCGCGCCGGCATCGAGGAATTGTCGCGCCTGATGGTGCTGACCCTGGTGCCGACCATCGTCGAGTTCGTGCTGGTGCTGGGCGTGCTGGCCTACGAATTCAGCTGGACCTACGCGGCGACCGCCTTCCTGACGGTCGCGGCCTATCTGGCCTTCACCTACAAGGCGACCGAGTGGCGGATCGCGATCCGCCGCCGGATGAATGCCTCCGATACCGACGCCAACACCAAGGCGGTCGATTCGCTGCTCAACTACGAGACGGTGAAGTATTTCGGCGCCGAGCGCCGGGAAGCCGCCCGCTACGACGAGTCGATGGCGAAATACGAAAAGGCCTCGACGCAGACCTACGTGTCGCTGGCGGTGCTCAATGCCGGGCAGGCGGTGATCTTCACGCTGGGCATGACCGTGGTGATGTGGCTCGCCGCCCGGGACATCCTGGCCGGGCGCACGACGATCGGCGGCTTCGTGCTGGCCAACACCATGCTGGTGCAGCTCGCGATGCCGCTCAACTTCATGGGCATGATCTACCGCGAGATCAAACAGGCGCTGATCGACATCGACGACATGTTCCGCATCCTCGGGCAGAACCCCGAGATCGCCGACCGGCCGGGCGCGGCGCCGCTGGCGGTCGCGGGCGGCACGGTGCGGTTCGAGGACGTGCGCTTCGCCTACAATCCCGAGCGGCCGATCCTGCGCGGGGTCTCCTTCGCGATCCCGGCGGGGCAGACGGTGGCGGTGGTGGGGCCCTCCGGGGCCGGCAAGTCGACGCTGTCGCGCCTGCTGTTCCGGTTCTACGAGCCCTCCGCCGGCCGGATCAGCGTCGACGGCCAGGACATCGCCGCGGTGACGCAGGCGAGCTTGCGGGCGGCCATCGGCATGGTCCCGCAGGACACGGTGCTGTTCAACGACACGATCGGCTACAACATCCGCTACGGCCGGGCCGACGCCACCGAAGCGGAGGTTCGCGAGGCGGCCCGGCTCGCGCAGATCGACGGCTTCGTGTCGAGCCTGCCGGAGGGCTACGACACGCCGGTGGGCGAGCGCGGCCTGAAGCTCTCGGGCGGCGAGAAGCAGCGGGTCGCCATCGCCCGCACGATCCTGAAGGCGCCACCGATCCTGGTGCTCGACGAGGCGACCTCGGCGCTCGATTCCTTCACCGAGGCCGAGATCCAGGCGGCCCTCGACCGGGTCAGCCGCGGCCGCACCACCCTGGTGATCGCCCATCGGCTCTCGACGGTGGTCAACGCCGACGCGATCCTGGTCCTCGACCACGGCCGCATCGTCGAGCGCGGCACCCATGCGGAGCTGCTGGAGGCCGGCGGCGTCTACGCTGCGCTCTGGGACCGCCAGCGGGAAGCCGACGCCGCCCTGGAAGTGCTCCAGCGAGCCGATGCCCCTGTTGTGCCGGTGCGCGGGCGCGGCGCCGTGCCGGAGACGGCGGCGGCGGAGTGA
- a CDS encoding DUF1127 domain-containing protein — MPTVTLSASPASPRPAPGPSVLRLWLRRIHTRRALAALHPDQLRDIGLEPWALRAEIDKPFWRA, encoded by the coding sequence ATGCCCACCGTCACGCTGTCTGCCTCACCCGCTTCCCCCCGGCCCGCCCCGGGCCCATCCGTGCTCCGGCTCTGGCTGCGCCGGATCCACACGCGGCGCGCCCTCGCGGCGCTGCATCCCGACCAGCTCCGGGATATCGGCCTCGAACCGTGGGCTCTGCGCGCGGAGATCGACAAGCCGTTCTGGCGGGCGTGA
- a CDS encoding NAD(P)-dependent oxidoreductase — protein MVTRIALLGLGAMGHPIARNLAAKRDSESETIVAVDSDPARLAGLDAPGLVATADPAAVDGAGVLFLCLPNGDVVESALFGAGRLAERLAPGAVVVDLSTIAHAKATAIGRTLEAMGRRFVDAPVSGAPAGAEAGTLTVMCGGEAEAVAQVRPLLERIGSSVLHMGPVGSGQLTKTINNVLYDINIAALAEVLPMAVAMGLDPDQVAKVVTTGTSRSYAAQYFVPRILQGRFDEGYPMGAAYKDLVAAAAVAAENGFPMPVTAAATATYQTALRQGHAGKDKGAMVLPFEDLLGVRVRSGR, from the coding sequence ATGGTCACCCGCATCGCCCTCCTGGGCCTCGGCGCGATGGGCCACCCCATCGCCCGCAATCTCGCGGCCAAGCGCGACTCCGAGTCCGAGACGATCGTCGCGGTCGATTCCGATCCGGCGCGCCTCGCCGGCCTCGACGCGCCGGGCCTCGTCGCCACGGCGGATCCCGCGGCCGTCGACGGCGCCGGCGTGCTGTTCCTGTGCCTGCCGAACGGCGATGTGGTCGAATCGGCCCTGTTCGGCGCAGGCCGCCTCGCCGAGCGGCTGGCGCCCGGGGCGGTCGTGGTCGATCTCAGCACCATCGCGCACGCCAAGGCGACGGCGATCGGCCGGACCCTGGAGGCGATGGGGCGGCGCTTCGTCGACGCGCCCGTCTCCGGGGCGCCGGCCGGCGCCGAGGCCGGGACGCTCACCGTCATGTGCGGCGGCGAGGCCGAGGCCGTCGCGCAGGTGCGTCCGCTCCTGGAGCGGATCGGCAGCAGCGTCCTCCACATGGGTCCGGTGGGGTCCGGCCAGCTCACCAAGACGATCAACAACGTACTCTACGACATCAACATCGCGGCGCTCGCCGAGGTGCTGCCCATGGCGGTGGCGATGGGACTCGATCCCGATCAGGTTGCCAAGGTGGTCACCACCGGCACCAGCCGGAGCTACGCGGCGCAGTATTTCGTGCCGCGCATCCTCCAGGGGCGCTTCGACGAGGGTTACCCGATGGGCGCGGCCTACAAGGACCTCGTCGCGGCGGCCGCGGTCGCGGCGGAGAACGGCTTCCCCATGCCGGTCACGGCGGCCGCCACCGCCACCTACCAGACGGCGCTCCGCCAGGGCCACGCCGGCAAGGACAAGGGCGCGATGGTGCTGCCGTTCGAGGACCTGCTCGGGGTCAGGGTGCGATCGGGCCGGTAG